aagtatatatatatatatatatgagcaTGTATGTGGAGCTGTGtcttgcatatatatatatatatatacagactCCATTTTATGCAGCTAAACATAGGCACATTTTAATGCGGACGTAATCAACTGTGCACctgcgcatatatatatatatatatacatgcatatattcCGATGTGTTCCTTGTGGTGTGTCTGCTGAGTTTTGCCATATGTGGCGAATGACTCACGTGTATTTGCCatttttctgtgcatgcagttgatGGAGAAGTGGCGAACTATGGGCGACGAGGTTCTTcagcaggaggagaaggcgttTCGCGAGAGGAATCCTTGCTGCGGGTGTCTCACATCTTTTGGTAGGTTTTTCCAAACATCCCCGTTTTCCAGCGCCGAGCAGAATGCGgttttcttccgccttctcagagaaaagaacaaaaTGCACTTGAGAAAACTCCatcatctccctttctgccttcttctgcatcgcCTCCTGTGGTCGTTGCTCCTCgctggcgtttcttctttcttgagaggaagaagggagacatgTCGATGTGGAAGTCACGAACGCGGAGACCGGCCGAGTTTCCGGCGCCTCTTcgcggctgtctctgttgcatgcagtcctgTGCTGCGTCTCTGGGAGCATGAAGCTCTTGAAAAAGACATGAACGTGAAACAGTTTCAGATGTTGAAGTCCTGGAGTTTCGACTTCCTCAGGGTTAAGCTGAACTTTTGCTATGTTCTGTGTGCGTCAGGTTCTTTCATGGTCCTCTACGGCATCGCCCCCGAGCAAGTgcagtctctccttctcgttgtTTGTCGCGCTTGTCACTTGGAGGACGAATTCGCAGCCCGCCTCGTCGAAGGAATGCAACAGTTCGCTTCCCCTACAGTCAACGCTAACAAAGCCTCCGCTTCATCCTCTTCTGcagcatcttcttcttcaagtgtctcctcttcatcatgtccaccttcttcttcgtcggatCCACCTTGTTCGTCACTTCCCTTTGGCTCGGATTCTTCTTCAAGGAAAGTCATGGGGAGTCTTGGGTCTCCcggagaggcggcgcgggaagcaggtgtctcttccgcggagacagagatgagACTGAGGGCGCCCgcagagaggggaggagacagttgtTCTCCGCGTGCAGGCAGCTTCGAAGAGCGCgagcagaaacgagaggacgagagactatcggaagcgaaggaagtcAATACGCCTGGCGAgggaagggaggagaaggaagagcggcAGATACACGACGGgcaagaaaacgacgagacattgcaaaagagaaaagactcGGAGAGGATCGGCTCTTTTTGATGAGAAGCGCAGACGAGCATGACAGatgagaaagcagaaaccAGCAAAAACatgagaagaggagacacagggaatgaaacgaggagcgaagtgtggagagaagacagagcgagTAGAGAAGGGGAtaagacggagaaggaaaacaaggagaaagaagaaaaaagtgaaaggACCTCTAGGGAAGACGCCTCCCCTTCGGTGCTCCTTAGCCAGTTGAGGAAGACAAAATATAtatttcttctcgctttttggACTGCGTTCTAAAAAGGTTTTTCCGAAAGattctttgcatgcaaaaccgaagaaagaaaccacgaaggagcagcagagaagatAGCTTTtaagagaaaaagaagatgcCCTCTCTTCCGGAGTACGAATctgaggagacgcggacATGGCGTATCAGCTCGGACTGTCGCATCTccgagggaaaagaagagaaaggggacCTCTCCACAGTGTACATACAGTAGTCGTTGATCTCTGTTTTTGTCTACAGTTTCGTGTAGGTGCAATTGTGTCACTTTTATCTTCAACACTTGCTTGCACCATGTTCACGGGACTTTTGCATCCGCAGTGAAAGGAATGCGTCTTGAAAAGACTCTTAGACGGGCGGCTCTCgtgcttctcgcgctctAAAAGATTCGATCTGCGAATTCAGTCATTGGCAATTCTTTTTTATCCTAGTCAAATCACATTATTTCTTATGTGCAAGATTCGTAAGGTACGCCGGGGATGAGGCCAGATACTCTTGGAGTGCTGGCTCTCGGATTGTACAAAGAGTTCAGTAATTCATCATAGACGCAACGGTGTTTCTAGACACATTTCTGGTATGAAAAGCTCGTTGTTAACAGGCTAACTGGGATTCAGTGTAGAAGGTGAAACGCAATGCGGCATGTAAGAGTCAAACCTACAGAAAGAAAGGTGGCTTGCAATTGATAATGCAGACGTGTGTCTCGATAGACTACAGTGCTGCGTAATGAATCTTCGCCTCGGTGAGAAAATCAACTAGCTCACTGGCTCGTTTTTCAAACAGGAAACAGGGATACTTGTGGCAGCTCCAGTGTTATCTGGAACAAACGAAGACTATTTGAGTCACCATCACATTAGCTGCTTTTCAAACGATTTCTCTGTAGAACTCAGCCAATGTTTAATTCTCCAGTCCCGGGCTCAAATGCGAGAATAAGTGCTGAGAGTGTTTACATAATTCATGGACTTCTGAAGCTTTGCTTGCTCAAAGTCCCCAACGAACAACACTGCAAAGAGTCCCGAGTAGTCGGGAGCAATCCGTTCCAAGATgatgtccatctgtgcatctcaGTGGATTGCCGGACATTTGTGTGCGCCGCCAACTTCCCGGCGAAACATCCGTTATGCTGAAACAGAAGTTCCTGAAGAAAATGGGTAGAACGGGGACGACACTTTCAGCTGCATGGTAGGCTGGAAACGCGGGGAAAAGATCCTTCGGCGTGCGTCCAGTCGCTGCGCCTCGGCaagaaaagggaaaggaGTGTCAGCGGTAAACCGTAAGCCCTTAGAAGAAAGAAATGCGTGACATTGTCAGTTCTGGGGACTTCGCAGTGTAAAAAGCCTGCCActgtgaggaagaaggcaatacaagggaaagacgcgaaaacgCAGAATGTGCATGTTCTGGAAAAACTCCGTACGTGGCGTGAACCCACAAATTTTACAAAAGTTTTTGCGCCAAAGTGAAATCATGGAAACTGCACAGTCCAACCTTCTCCAAGCAGACGGTATACAATTACATATTTTGAACTATATACACCTTTATGTAtacacctatatatatacatttgtaCGTTCGTGTGAATAAACGGCTCACCATCTCCCTgtctatgtatatacatatggatctctgtatatgcatatatatagacatgtATATGGAATGGTGTATCTACACCAAATGCGGAAGATCGTGTTGGTGGTGTCTGTCGATTGCGAACAAAGAGCACCCCGCGGCTTGTTATTGTTGTCTGTTACACTTTCTGGATTCCACAATTTTGGTTGTCGCAGAAAACTAGGGTTTACGGTTTTAAAGCGTTGTTCCTTCAGAACTGTTGTTTCGCAGGGACAGCAGCGATCTGCATGAATGTAGACTAAAACATCTGTTTAGGCTCCTTAGAATCGCCGGCCCTTCGTTGTTGTCCGCCTGCTAGTCGCCGTTCGTTTCTGTGCTCGCGTGCGGCATAGCCATGAGGCCTCGatcatttctctctttttaggagagaaacgtaggtttctctcgcttgctTCGAAGACAAGcagcgttttttctctcgtttcttgaTAGGCGAAACtgaggcagaaggaaaggTGAAGCAGCCCTGTGCGTTGCGCGTTCTTCGATTGCTTCTCTGGTGGGTCTACCGCGCTCGTTCGGCGAGTTTtcacttgcatgcgtttcgttGAGCCCGAATTCTTTTGAGTCGGAtccgagaaagaaggggaaagagatGAAACTTGACAGCATGAGCGAGGGGAGTTTTCTCGCAgcctcgtttcttttcctttttctcgaccGCGTTCTGTGAGGCACTCtcctgtcgtctcttctccctttgtAGCAGCTTGCCTTCTCGGATAATGTTAACCAGAGAGTGCAGACAAGATTGACTGTTGTCGGTTTTCTCTGTGGCATTCCGATCCCCAGTGAATTCTCAACACACTGGTACCTCGTCCTTTTTTTCATGTgtgtttgtctccttttcctctcttctgttgcgCGAGTTTCTCCTGGTTGTCgcccttttgtctcttccctcaTCTCCACTCAAGCTCCTCTCCTTTCATCCTttcctcggtttcctctctcctctctccgtttgacgccctcctcttcttcatcatTCACCGaatcctttcctctccctcacCTTCCCCGccgtccttttttctcgccactccctccctgtctcctctgcctttctgtgtgaccctcgctctctcttcataACTTCTCTTCGCATCCTTCaatctgctcttctctcgcgtcctcctCAAAATGGCTTCCGCAGCGTCTCTCCACCGCCTCTTCGCCCAGAgggctgtacagacactccgATGCTCTCGCGCCCCTGCAGCGAGCAGCTTgcgctctgcgttttttggAGATTGTCTGAAGAAGGAAtttctctcccctgtttCTCAAGGCCCTCTGGAGAAAGTCAGCGGTCAAGCCTCTTGCCTCGTCGCCACACGCAGCGCCGCTGGCGGCGCCTACTACTGGGCGCGAGACCGAGCAGTGAACTacgaagacgaagctgtccaggagtggagagaaaaattCAACAACCTCAAACCCTACAACGATAAAGGTGACGCTCTTCGACATGTCAGTGCCCTAAACAAGCCGTAGCACACCAGGCGACGTACAACACTCTTTCTACtccatatatgtatatatatatatgtatatatatatatatatgtatatatatatatatatatatgtatatatatatgtatatatatgtatatgtatatatatatatatgtatatatgtatatacgtatatgtgtTGTTTAACGCGGGAGAGTGCTTccgtgtttttcttcgttggTTTATGTATCTGCCTGCATGGTGTTTGACGCAGCCGCGTTCATATCCAGTGTCACTGTAGatgcatgtatgtgcatgcgctgaagCGGGGGAGAAATTGGTGTTTATTTTGCAGAACTACGTGCGTGGCGGCGAGTCTTTGATTCGATGGACCGGGACAGAGACGGCTTCATCTCTCGCGCAGATTTGCAGAAGACTCCGGAGTTCACTTTGGCCAAGGCTCAGAAGCTGAAATGTAAGAAAAGGAAGGTGCTAAGCTGTCTTCATAATGCAAGGAATGAGGAAGGTAGCTTCCTGCCTCAGGGGTCTTCCTACACCGTATGAAGCGCGATTGTacgtgtctgtacactgcaTTTCTCGgagtgtatatatatatatatatatatatatatatcctaCGAGTCGGGTTCGTGGCGTCGATCTTGAaagtctttgtttctttgctCAGGGGATGCAAGGTCTTCTGCACTATCAGTCAGAGATAAGGTGACACTTAGGAGGAAAACCATCTGGACATCGTGTATCAATATTCCAGAGATGACGAGGGTAATCCGGAATCCTTCTTGGCCTGGACCCATTAAGCTGGAACTGGTCCGTCTAGCGTTTGACTATGTGAGATGTAAAACCGTGTAGAGTATATCCCTGATGCCGTAAACTCCTGGACTCCAACACTATTGAAAACTGTCTTAAGCAGTTTAATTACGATATCCACACAGGCAATTTCTTCGTAGTGACTGCTTCTACAACAAGGAGAAAACATCTCACGAGATTGCATCGGCTGTTGCAGAACGTCCAGCTTGAAACATGAGCTAAAAGACTTCAGAGACGAGTTGTGCGCTCCTTTCCCCACCGAAAGAAATCAAGAAGACGCACTGGAAACGATACCCAGGGAAACACCGACAGTCTGTCTCATTTGACATTCGATAGTCGACGAACTGCCTGATTCAAACGCACATCCAGGGGTCTTGCATTGCGAGGAATCGCCGGACGTGTCACGGCAAGAATACAGAATGTTTCATTGAAGCAATCGCAGTTAAAGTCTGGACGTAGTGAATCTCCATATTATGCATTCAGTGCATGCAATCGTCTCTGCCTCATGAGCCTGCCGCTGTCATTAACCAGGAggtatatatacacacatcataccatacatgcatacaaacatacatcAGCATActtgcatatacatacatacatgcttCATACATACAAACTAACTCCATATCTGTTCAacggtgcatgcatatatatatatatatatatatatatatttttctGTGAATATCAATTTAGTGATATGTGTGTGGGTATGTGGAAGGGGGTGATTATGTAGCGAATTGAGGTAGGGAGAAAAGTTatttgtgtctctgcgtaTTTGCGCAAAATTGTGTTTGACCGTCTTTGATAGGGAAGCGCCTTGTTTGCTTTTCGTGCGTGCAGACTACGACGCGGACAAAAACAACCTGATTGACTTCGGCGAGTTCGTGGAGGCTTTGTACAACGTTGACAAAGAAATGTTTCTTGAGTCTTTCGAGGGTTTCGATCAGGTCGACATTCAGCTGGAATTCGACAAATACGCCAGTAGGTCTCTCCCATGGCCACACAGCTTTACTGTTTATTTGAACCCTACcctatatctatatatctatatgtctctctctatatatatgcatgttaatacatatgtatatatcttCAGTTCCTGATGTATTCCtgtgcgcgcatgcacgcgtgtGTGTGAAATTCTTTGTCTGCGGGTATCCCATCTCCTGAGTCGATCCAATTGCATCGCCTTCTTTGTATGCGTTGCGCAGACCTGTCTGTGAACAGCAGTGCGTTTTTTTCACTGTCCGTGGATCGTTTTCGCGTGTCTGAAAGTGAAACGCGCGAGACAAAAGCTGCAGACATGTCAGTGGAgatttttcctgtttcccgTTTCATGTGTGTGTACGGAAACGAAGCCCCCGCAGAGGCGTAGCTAGGAGGCGAAGTGCATATACATGTCGACCGTGAGGTGTGTCTGAGTTCGAGCGTTAGTGTGAATGGAAGCAAAACGCGGTGTCCTGCTTTCTCTCAGTAGTTGACGACATGAGCCCGACGAAGAAACACATTCCCGAATCGCGGGTGAAGGAAATGATGCTCGATCGCAAGTTCACCTGTGTCACGTCTCTGGACGCAAAGCGGCTCTTCCAGGAAATGGACGTCAACAAAGACGGAGTCGTTGACTTGGCGGACTTTAAGGAGGTAGGTGGTCCTGACGGACTCTGGAAGGAAAACTGAGAAAGCGAGCgaaaggaaacggaagagagagaaattaagagagagaggaagagacaaagagaggaaaagaaaaaaggggcGATCTTTGGGAAGGAGCAACGGCCGTAGGGGGATGTAGAGATGACAGAATTTAGtcatgaagaagaaaaggtagaaagtggagagaaaatgagGATTGTTTGGCCTTTTCGGGCCTGCGGAAAACGAGTCATATCGAAAGCTCTTGATTAGTGCTTTTTAGTAAAGTAAGGAATCCCATTTGATCTCCCGTCACACTCCGCATCTTTCTACGTGTCACAACATTAGCGATTTCAAAGACCATTGAACGATTTAATTTTTTCGAGATGCGAGAAGGAGTGAGTGGGGAATCGCAGCGAGGCGGGCGTCGGCTTTTATGCGAATGCGAACAAACGTagagtgtacagacacctggaTAATGGTGCTCGAGAATTTGATTGGATTGTTTTCCATCCCAGAAGCCGTAAGCGCGGGTGCGAGAAGAAATGAACGTGAACAAATATCCAGTTTGCAGAGTGCGTGCACGCTTCTCATTTTACTTTGTTTTTGTCTCCTTGTTCGCTTTCAGTGTGTCCAGCGACGATGAGCTGTCGACGCATGTAGAAGGACAGCTCGAGTTTTCTGGAGACAACGAGGGAAGCATCGCATCGTTTCTCGGACCCTTTGTAGAAGCaaacaaggaagaaaaccTCATTATTCAAGAGGGACAAGTTTAGCCCCGTCCTAGTGGGCGTCGACATCGGAGAACAATTGGGGGCTCTGACTTTTTGTGCTGCGTAGGCAAATGCATGAGAAAGGGCGTTCAGGCAAATCTAGGAAAGACACGCGAGCAGAGAGGCTCAacagacgaggagggagaatGAGGAAAGAGGCACGAAAAAGCACGAGGAGAGAGCTGGAAACGAAAGATGGAAGCAGAAATGGATAACTAGCGACTGCGGAGCACAACACAGTGGCTCGATTTGTGCGAACGAAGTCGTGCGAATGTGAGCACAAGTACGCTGGAGAGGTTTGGGATGAATGGGCAGGATCTTGTCCATTTTTCCCAAGGAAAGGGCGTAGTGCGCGTGTCGGGATTTTGGAAAAAAACCGGAAACGAGGTCTGATCATTCATTTCCAGCTTACCCTGATCTGTCGAATCACTGGAGTTCGCCGCACCGGggtccttctctgcttttggTTAGCCCTAGTAGGTCTCGAGCCTACATTAAAACTGTGAAGGTCTGCTGATTTTCTTGCACGGGCGTGGCGTCTAAATGTGAACGCCCTCGGAGGTAGCAGCAGACGCGCACATCTAGAAAGAAACCTGTGCATTATTGAACGGCATCCAGTTTACTAGCGGTAAACATTGAGTAACAGATGCCATGATTCACCGATGCCCCCGATAGTACGGCTGGTCGCCGCTTCAAGTTGCGTGGAATGCCGTACAGGCGCTTCCTGAGAACGACTGCAAATCCACAGAACACAAAAATCTGATTGTCCTCAGAGTCCTGTGTTTCAAGAAGCCACACGGTACGTTAGTTCTCAAGGGGAGAGAAATTCGAGGC
This genomic interval from Toxoplasma gondii ME49 chromosome VIIb, whole genome shotgun sequence contains the following:
- a CDS encoding protein kinase (encoded by transcript TGME49_259710), which gives rise to MASAASLHRLFAQRAVQTLRCSRAPAASSLRSAFFGDCLKKEFLSPVSQGPLEKVSGQASCLVATRSAAGGAYYWARDRAVNYEDEAVQEWREKFNNLKPYNDKELRAWRRVFDSMDRDRDGFISRADLQKTPEFTLAKAQKLKYYDADKNNLIDFGEFVEALYNVDKEMFLESFEGFDQVDIQLEFDKYAIDDMSPTKKHIPESRVKEMMLDRKFTCVTSLDAKRLFQEMDVNKDGVVDLADFKECVQRR